TTCGACTCCATATCATGCGTGACATTTCCCAGCGCAAAACCCTGGAAGCCGCTCTGCACGAACAAGCGCGTACTCTGGAAGCCAAGGTAAAGGAGCAGGCGGGGATTTTGTTTCGTCAGGAACGCCTTTCGCTTCTAGGAGAAATTGCAGCCGGGTTGGCTCATGAACTGCGCACTCCCTTGGGAGCAATTCTCACCGCCGTAAAACTCCTGGAAAAAGACCCAGTCAGTGCAGCTCAAAAGGCCATGATCTTAGGTCTCATTCGAAAGGAAACGGAACGGCTGGAGAGAAAGCTTTCAGAATTTTTGAGATACGCTCGAGGCCGCCTTCCGGAAAAACGCCCGACCTCCGTGCAGGCTCTTTTGGAAGATGTTCGAGAAGTGCTTAACACTGACACCGCTCTACGCGGAAGGGTACATATCGGCATTCAAATGGCCCCCGATACAGACCCTTTTCCTCTGGATGCGGACCTTATCAAGGAGGTTCTCCTCAACCTGGGCCAAAACGCTCTCCAAGCCCTCGGCGGTCAAGGGGAACTACACCTGGAAGCCAGAAGGATTCCCGAAGGTTTGGAGATCCTGGTTCGCGACAACGGCCCAGGGATTCCTTCTGCCGATATTCCCCATCTGTTCAAACCTTTTTTTTCACGCCGATCTTCCGGAACCGGGCTGGGCCTGG
The DNA window shown above is from Desulfosoma sp. and carries:
- a CDS encoding ATP-binding protein, which translates into the protein MKNLKRERLFLDKTSLLAVLDSMEDRIYVVDRDYRIRYMNWSLRRDMGDGEGALCHEFFGHDRAVCDECQHGMSSFEPERRREWVSPIDGRVYEVSVSPLHGPDGTIFRLHIMRDISQRKTLEAALHEQARTLEAKVKEQAGILFRQERLSLLGEIAAGLAHELRTPLGAILTAVKLLEKDPVSAAQKAMILGLIRKETERLERKLSEFLRYARGRLPEKRPTSVQALLEDVREVLNTDTALRGRVHIGIQMAPDTDPFPLDADLIKEVLLNLGQNALQALGGQGELHLEARRIPEGLEILVRDNGPGIPSADIPHLFKPFFSRRSSGTGLGLAVCKDILEAHGGRITVSSLPQVQTTFRIVLPNDPSPKT